Sequence from the Helianthus annuus cultivar XRQ/B chromosome 13, HanXRQr2.0-SUNRISE, whole genome shotgun sequence genome:
GTATTATAAATAGGGGTCTAGGTTATTGTTTTTGTTTGTCCCTTTCTTTGTAAGTTCGTATCTTTGTTTGATTGAATAGAAAGAGTCGCGGGTTTGTCCCCCCAATATCTCGTGTTCGTGTTTGTTGATACGATTGTTTGAACCGTCTGGGCCAACACACTAGACACTAGTCTCCCCTCTCCCCACTTAATTCCTGCATTGTCCTCAATGTGGAAGGAAATTATGACTCAAAGATAGAAGAAAAAATATATGTACAAAAGAttggaacagactcccctggttAAAGAAGCAGGATCCTCGTGAATATTCCAATGCGACTGTATAGCATTTCTTTCGCGGCCGCGTTCAGCAAAAACTCGGGTTGCTCTCTATAAATGATGTTCAGATCATCcccgtccaaatggagattgagtatggagAGTTTTGACTGAATAATGACCGGCATCTGAGAAGCTCCATCCATGTTTCGTAAAATTCACCTGTACAAACTCAAACAGGATACCCAAGCATAATACCGAactaaacaaaaataaataatacagAATACAAGAgaaatatttttggtttttttttgtatttttgtatttttttttatttttttgtatttttttttagaaaactagAAAAACACTAAGCGCCctaattccccggcaacggcgccattttgatgactgtcgtcagagtcaatcaaaaacctaattaaacaacgtagatagcgtaagtagggtatcgtatccatgGGGAATATGTTGTTAGTGTTTAACTAgagaattattatattttaaagaaaagcaactcCCACCCAGAATCCCGATTGCAAGTTTAACACGAAAACCTGTTTaccgattcaaaacaccacatagacatggcctcggaattaatgaatttgatttATTATtaaggatagtttttaagattcgcCATACAACCTAATAATCCATTTATTTATATCAACTATccaccaatttaccaacccgctaacgaTGCACGTATATCGCAAATACGCTTGataaacgacaaataattcaaatataaaaaacgtttaccaagaattcaacacaagtggtcaagctTTACCAGTTAAAAAGAATCCGTGAACAAAGTTAAATGAAAAACAAAGTAATCGTTCATCCGGGCAGAAGCCACAAGCAAAAAGTAAAGGTAACGTCCTCCAAGTTTCAAATTCTAGgtttacacaaaactcaatttAATCATTAATtggacaccacatagacatggtgcTGAAAAGTCGGTTACTTTAAGTGGTAATCAAGGTCTTTGTTATCAGATCCTTTTACAATTCAATTACcctactaggttagttccccgtgtgttacacgggttgaacaatttaacaGTGGTGAATTCAGGATTTTTTTATCGGGTTTCTTTTGTTAGATTTTCACTAATTCTTactatttttttttccaaattgtATAAGGTTTCCActaattttttcatttttttttccaaatcaagggggttcctgggaacccccaAAAACcccctagatccgccactgcaatttaaagtatatattaaatatttcttgtaaatgtAAATCAAAGAcgaacacatttatatatatttgataaataatgaaactaatattaatagtaaaaaaatctcatacatgtgtatacttatttaagtaatcgatatacatttgatgttatcctatatttttttgtattcgATTAACATATTTCTATTTAGTATTATCTACAATTAATAGAAGATATATATGAAAGAAAAGCGGGAAAACTCAAAAATATGTGTCTTCAATGAATGGCACATGTCACACATtgatttataataatataatgtagtcatgaattttaataaaatctaaaaaattatGTGATTAATGGCAAAGTGTGTTTTAGCCTGATCCTAgaatttaaaacttaaaagaCCAGCTGCAAAAAAGCGTGAAACCCTTTTCAAATTTCAATAAGAGGGTTATAATTATCAGATAAAtatttttctatttaatattatgttttagtacAATTTGCAACACTCGTACCAATTTCTTCACCAGTGTTGAAATCAAACAGGCGAATCCACATGTCTTCCCCTCCAGCAATGCTGATTCCAatggtgccccgagagtgctcggaattgagtttgttggccgttcaaaaaaataaaataaaataaaataaataaaaataaaagagatTAAGTATATGTATAGGATAAATATATGATGTGATTAATAAGGGTTGAAAACATACTTATTTGCATCCCAGAATTTAACAGACGATCCATCTGTAGTGGTTACAGGTGATTTGTTTAAAGAGTATGAGCCATTTTCCCACTTCTCACGTCCCATAGCCtgccataataataataaatatcacataataattttttcaaaaaaaatatatcatatgAACAAATTCAAGTACCAAATGAATGAATGATTGAAGAACATATTAGGTAACATAAATGTATGCAACCACAAAAAGAATAAAATATCTAGGAGTGTTTAGATGTGAATTTAGAAAGAAAACAAAAACACCCTGCCTATAAAAATAgtgtttggttgtgtttctgCTATTTGAAATTTTAACAATTCACATATTCAACAGAGTTATAATGGCAATTTTGAACTGTTTGGCGTTTTTAAAGAAACTCGTTATCTACAATTATTTAAGCATTTTTCTATATAATATTATCTTCAAATTAGAAGATACACTATTAGAagataaaatatgaaataaaggCGGGAAAACAAAAAAATAGGCGCCTCctataaatgacacgtgtcacagatcggtttactttattatatgtatatatagataATGGCAATTTTGAACTGTTTGGCGTTTTTAAAGAAACTCGTTATCTACAATTAtttaaacatttttctatttaatattatctTCAAATTAGAAGATACACTATTAGAagataaaatatgaaataaaggCGGGAAAACAAAAAATAGGCGCCTCctataaatgacacgtgtcacaaatcggtttactttattatatgtatagatttgctagtgtgagtcaacctactctatgtcacCCAACGAGCTACAAGGTTTGTAATCAACCGAGCAAATTGTAAAGTAAGAACTCAAAATACATAAAAATAGTTCAAAAGAACCAACACATCAAATTGTTTAAAGAACGTTGTCAATGTCAAAAACAAATCCAATCATGATAAAACTAAGAAAAGTATCAAACCCTATGAACCTTACTCTTGGAGAAAGCCACCTTATCACTCATGCTTTGAACCGTGTACAGCCGCCAAAAGGCGGCTGCCTTCCGTGCGTCCTCTTTCTCCTTGCGTCCAGCCATCTGCCTCCCTTCTTTTTTTTCTCAAAGTTGCGACCCCTTATACCTTTTTGTTCTTTCACACGTCAGTCATGGCCCAAGAGATTAACCCATATTTCATTTAAGTGCTTTAGCTTTAATGGGCCATGTATTGTATCTTCTTTCTAATTAACAGCTCAAGCTCACCATCCATTTATTCATTTGTTGTAGCCCACATAAATCCAATTGACACTTTAAATGCAATCACCATCATTCTCTAGAATTACCTGCACAATTAATGCATTCAATTTTTATCTCGTAAAACTTTGAAGTTGGATTAACAACAATTAAAATGATTATTTATTGTAACATTCAATTTAACGAATTCTCATATTTAAACACTTTCATCTCAATTTAAGCTACTAACCTCTTTAAactaaaaaaatgtaaaaacacCTCAAAGCAATATATTTTATCCAAAAATCATCGCATTTTACTAaataattaatatcaaataaagTGTACCTAAAATGCAACGATCAATTATGAGGCTGGTAACAGATTTGTTATGGATTAGTGTCAGTGGATTCCCGCTAAATGCAACATCCACGCTTGGAGAATGGAAATTGAAAAGATTCCAACCAGAGAAGCTTTAAGGAAAAGGAACATCCAGAACGGAGACACTACGTGCCCTTTATGCAACTCGGACGAAGAAACAACGGAACATCTTTTCATTTCTTGCAATGTTGCCTCCATAGTTTGGAACGGTGTTAGTTCGTGGTGTAAGATTCCTAACATTTTTGCTCTTTCGATTAAGGATCTTCTCGGAATTTATGCGGATCTAAGGGCTTCGAAGAAAAAGAAGGAAGCGGTCCAAGGTATTATCAAGATCGTCTGCTGGAGTTTGTGGAGAGCTAGAAATAACCTAAAATTCTCCAATAAACCGATTAAGATAGATAGCATTTTGAGCGAGGTCAAGGCTTTGGGCTTTCTTTGGTACTCGAATAGATCGAAAAAACAAAGGGATAGATTGGGGGAGTGGTGTTCTTTTGGAAATATGTAGTTTGTCGTGTTGTCTTGCTTTGTCGGCCCGTTTGGGGTCGGCCGTTTCGTTAATGAAGTATActttaaaaaaaactttatataaaGGAAACAATTAGGCAAATCCCACATAACGGTAATGTGAATGCTATTATTAATGGACGACACAGTTAATTATCCCAACTTCACCTTCTCTCGCCCAATTATGTCGGCCACACCTCATGCCTTCAAGTACATTGCGTCACGACTCACGTATGTTGAACTAGGTCGGCTCCATCTACCCTTGACTCGTTTTTTTTCTCTCTAAAACGTTTATTTTAAGGCGTGTTGATTGTGACCAGAATCCCTTTTAAACCAAACTAATATAATACTTTGCTAACACCGGTTACTTAGACATTAAGTTATATTGACCGGTTTTACTTAGACATCAATGTAATTTTTGTTTTACAAAATGTACTTTGATTATTGTTAATTTGTTATAGAGTGTTATTAATCTGTTTGTTTACATCAAATCAAATGAACTTTGTTATAATTATATGTCAAAGAAATCGATAAAAATGTGTTAATATTCACACCCCTCTCTCTATACCTCTCTatatatacatagatatatatatagagagagagagatagagtgcAAATGATGTGTAAATAAGATTTTGAGATGTGAGAATAGAATGAGCCAGATAAAATCATAAAAGAATTTGAAATTACAACTTTTACATAATCACAATATATGAAGTCAgaaatgtttataaaaataaagttttaaacTTATCAATAATATAAAATTCTAATAAAATAGAGCAAACTgctaaaatggtccctgaggtttggtcaattttgccagTTGGTCCAAAactaaaaccttttgaatctgggtccttatcgtttcaattttgttgtcattttcatccaaaagcaaaatttggtcagatttttcagttaacatctagttatttttgtcattttcctcccttttaataaactgcaaaatggtcagattttttttaatttgttatagtAAAACGTTAagagaccattttgcccttcattaaaagggaataaaaagaaaagaaaaaatgtggatgttaactgaaaaatctgaccagattttgattttggatgaaaattgcaacaaaattgaaacagagtcaaaagtttgagttttgaactaaagtgccAAAAGTGACCATTCGTTTTTCTTTCACTTCTGTGTTTATGTGATGAATTTATGGAAATGTGAATTCTATTATGCTCAAGTAATTTTAAAACATATGTAATAATAAAGGAATATTGGATATAACCTCAATTTTCACCAATTAACCAATAACACttaaaattttttatttataCCATATAGctctcaactttcaacttatttttctCTGGTTCTCTTAACCTAAATGAAATTTAACTCAGTTATTTTTTACTGATGTGACACTTTTTTTAATGACATGACATTTTTTGCTGACATGACATTTATTTAGTGATGTGGCATCTGATGTGGCATATGACATGGCTTTTTGGTGACATGGCATCTGATGTGGCATCTGTGTCAGCTAACTGggttaagggcatgtttggctaagcttattttacCTAAAAAGGACTTTTTGTGAAAATGACTTATTGACTTGTGACtttttgaaaatgagtttttaaaaaaagtgtttggattagcttatggggtgggaaaagccaataagtcaataagttgttttttaaaaagtgtttggcttagcttattgatgtaaaatgaatAAAAGGGACATTCTTTCATAAGTCAACAAATATAAGGAGTGTTAAATCAAGAGTAATCTCGTAAGTTGGTCTTTGAAAAGTTATAAGCTGATCAAAAAGTCACAAGCCCCTAACTTCTCAAAAATGacttgggtaaattacacttttcatcctttatgtttgtatcgaattacaatggatagcctttaacttcaataattacaatcacAATCTTTTATTTGGAAAATTCATTACACCCTAGGTCCTTTAACACTAGCCTAGTTTATTTTAAACGTTAAGTGAAGTCAAGTGCATCCCATGTGAGGGCAATAATGTCATTTTACCCATGTTTCATCTCCCCCCATATAACCTGCATCTCTCTCCTCTCCTTCTCTCTCTAATTTCACCAGCTGTTACAAGCAAAATCGGCACACCAAACCAAAACATATATGCAATCAAAAATCcaataattatatattaaaccaACTGACCTcttgaagaaacagtgatctaattagggagttaattagattggtttatgttcctttcatgttggttaatcttcttaaagatatttgagctccgacctTGTGAtttatcctgcaaaacagaacaccgttactcgttaagaggggaatgtgggggtttccctcttaaccaggctccggcgtgagaataagcgactgctttgagagtaattaagtgtaaagagtgagagccaagggaatagaatgtttaacctgaggaatgaaggtctctatttatagccggagaggtgtaagaggttgtgggctgatgggccttgggccagaaacggacaacaCAACGAATATGCTCATTGCCTTGCTGGcatcgaccgcttagtggcttctagatgctcgtcggtgctggcgcaccttgattggagccacgtgtcattgttgtcggccttgttgtccttctgtcatcagcagacgagtggagatcgtgggacagttgtccccgtctcttgattggtgccatgtaggcgtccttgtgtacttatcgtcaggcgatcgtggcgcacgattggacagagcctgctggacgttcattggctctttttactgccacttgtaccccGTGTACCCCTGTAGGTAGCAGCGCGCTTTCCTACTGAGTGGTTCTTGTTGGATGGCAACTAACCCACGCGGGGCTAGTGTGCTCATTTGTACCATTATTTTATGCTAAGTGTTGATATCTGAGTTTGTTGTGTGCATTCCCTCGCGCGGGATAAATCGTAGTGTGATGTAGGTCGCGCGAGGTTGTTGTTAACAAGTTGTTGtgttaaggagtatggtctcacgcgcaacctgatctgaggtttgcgcgactttttgggaccataccccttcaagtccccccagtccagtgctgcaccatgcgcaacgcaagtggttggagctctggacttattAAAAAATAAGAGAAGGGGAAATGGTTCTTTTGATCCTGACTTGTATGGCGTACGTTGAAAACTGTCGTTTTAAATGCGCAGGTACTAGGCAGGTGTTGAGTGATTTATTGTTTGGCCTTTTAGGCGCGCGAGGTTATAGTAGTTTACGTATATCTGGCGCGGCTCATGTGACTTCTGCATGAAGTTACTTGCACgttttatggcgggaaacttcgaaatttgaacttctgacgggttggtgagataagtcgctgagagcgacgtttgagttgacccctggcacggatgtcatcatgccgcctgcggcggttgcacttcgtgtcaggagagtgaggcccacgcgcgcgtggtaaccgtcgtcGCTGGTTTTCCGCTCGACGTGGCAACCTCTCGTTGGTTGGCCTAGCGGCGAAcgcggcacggttacccatcgcattaaatgcgatgggtatatatatccggaGAGAAGGTGAGAGATTCTCACTTCTCTTCGTTTCTTCTCCACTTTTCTCTCAAaaactctttgaatcttcaaagtgttcttcgtctcttcaagatttcttcaaatcttcaaacttttcttcaagcTTTTTTCCAGATCTTTCTAAAAAGATGAGTGAAGAACACCAAGAGGCTACGTTTAGTGAGGCTGGGGTAAAGAGGCCCAAGATTACGATCAAGTCCACTGACACTGCTGCTCAGGATGCCGCTAAGGCTGCTGAGGCGCAGCGAAAGGTGGAGGAGGATCGGAAGAGAGAGGAGGAGAAGAAGAGAGTTGCGgaagagaagaaaaagaaagaagaagagaggAAGAAGATAGAGGAGGAGAGAAAGAGAAAAGAGGAGGAGGAGAGGAAGCAGAGGGCGGAGCAGGAGAGGTTGGCTGAAGTGGCGAGGAAGCAGGCCTTGGAGAAGGAGCTAACGGCGAAAAAGGCTATGGATCAGCCTCTTAAATCTCCAGGTCCTGAGGTCACCAAACCAACCCACACCGGTCCTGTTATTACTTCCAAGGGTTCCAGCCGCTTCTCCTCAAGCGGCGCGAGCTCTGGTGGAGCTGGGGGTTATAACCCCAATGTGATAGGTGCGAAGGACACCGTTGGGGATATTTACTACAAGACTTACAATGAAGAAGAACGTGGTGACGCTCCTCATCAAGCCCCCTGGAGTTTAAAACAGAAAGATACCTTCGTTGAGTTCAGCCCTGCGCGCGAGTGGTTCTTGAACTCCTTTACACCCGCTGAAGTCAATCGGCAAAGGGCGAAACCTCACGAAATGTTGTATCGTACTTATATCCTTGGCGAGGCCAACGCTCGTGCTGCCAACCATCAAATAGTTCGCGAATGGCGAACGATGGTTAGGGAGCGCGCTGACTGGGAGGCTTATCGCGAGCGTACGCTGAAACGTATTGCTGAATTTGAAAAATCTAAAGCCGCGTTAGATGAGGAGAgagccaagtttgaggctgacAAGAAGGCTGAAGAGTGGGGCCGCGAGGGGCTGCAGAAAAAACTCCACAATGTTGAagagcaactggccaaggagaaggccgatTTTAAACGTATTTGTGCCCAAGACAACGAGCGCGCCTATGCGGCTCGACAGAAGATAGTTGATCTTGAGGCTAAAGTTGCTGACTTGACCACGAAGGTAGAGGAGGCGCAGGGAGAGAAGGCTGCCAAACAGCAGGTGGAGGTTAGTCTATTTGTTTTCCTTTATACTTGCTATTTTGTTAATACATCGGCCTAAGTTGTTTTGTCGGCCTTCAGGTTGAATTGTCTGAGGTCAAACTACAGCTGTCCAGCAAGGACAGAGATCTCCACGCCAAGGACGCTGAGATTGCGGAGCTCAAACGTCGCTTAAACGAGCAAATTGACAGATGCGAGTCGTTGGAGATCGACCTGGAAGCCGAGAGGGTTAAGGCTGCTACGgctgaggaggcgcgtgctgtTAGCACTGCTGCGCTGAATGTGGCCCAAACCAACTACTCCGAGGCTCAAGGCATCGTCGATACGCTTGTCTCAGAAGCTGAAtggatgcgcactcgtggagtagTGCTGGTGAGTACTTTTTATGCTTCGATCTTGTTAAGGGTTATATTTAACGTTTTTTCTTTtgttgaaggttgccaactccatccTGAATGCGGGCGAGCTAGACCGCGCCGTAGCGGCTCTGACAGATGCGGCGCGTGCGGTGGGTCATCGGGGGGGCTACCTGGAGTGTGCCGATCACGTTGAGCAGATGCTTGGGCAGGAATTTGACATAAGTCATTGCTCAGTGACGGAACATGCTGATGCTGCACTGGCAAGTGCT
This genomic interval carries:
- the LOC110900997 gene encoding caldesmon-like, translating into MSEEHQEATFSEAGVKRPKITIKSTDTAAQDAAKAAEAQRKVEEDRKREEEKKRVAEEKKKKEEERKKIEEERKRKEEEERKQRAEQERLAEVARKQALEKELTAKKAMDQPLKSPGPEVTKPTHTGPVITSKGSSRFSSSGASSGGAGGYNPNVIGAKDTVGDIYYKTYNEEERGDAPHQAPWSLKQKDTFVEFSPAREWFLNSFTPAEVNRQRAKPHEMLYRTYILGEANARAANHQIVREWRTMVRERADWEAYRERTLKRIAEFEKSKAALDEERAKFEADKKAEEWGREGLQKKLHNVEEQLAKEKADFKRICAQDNERAYAARQKIVDLEAKVADLTTKVEEAQGEKAAKQQVEVELSEVKLQLSSKDRDLHAKDAEIAELKRRLNEQIDRCESLEIDLEAERVKAATAEEARAVSTAALNVAQTNYSEAQGIVDTLVSEAEWMRTRGVVLVSTFYASILLRVIFNVFSFVEGCQLHPECGRARPRRSGSDRCGACGGSSGGLPGVCRSR